In a genomic window of Coprococcus eutactus:
- a CDS encoding glycosyltransferase family 2 protein encodes MSEKILSVIIPSYNSKPYLDKCLASLIVPDRMDQMDIIVVNDGSTDGSEAICQDYINRYPDSVSLINKENGGHGSAINAGSEAARGKYMKVLDADDWFNTESIPEFLDIISGASADVVLTCHHTINISTGEIKNWRCFPDEPGREYTMEEVMGNWKNFDRSLTFHGITYRTEFYREHGVKLAENVFYEDHEYATYPCCVAHTILPLGLFIYEYRIGDVSQSVSAENQLKRIDHTKMVIVKMLKNRVDITDQWALEYCDKKIHLLLLSFMVTSMLCDPDRKKGVARVDQLMGYIAKKDRHVVEMTMSHYKILKLLNAAHVGLEGYNRMLNSKLYNKLRHNKSFD; translated from the coding sequence ATGAGCGAAAAGATATTAAGCGTTATAATTCCGTCCTACAACAGCAAGCCATACCTTGACAAATGTCTGGCATCGCTGATAGTTCCAGACAGAATGGATCAGATGGATATCATAGTTGTCAACGATGGTTCAACAGATGGAAGTGAGGCGATCTGTCAGGATTATATAAACAGATATCCGGACAGTGTGTCGCTGATAAATAAAGAGAACGGCGGGCATGGATCCGCTATCAACGCGGGATCGGAAGCCGCCAGAGGAAAGTACATGAAGGTACTGGATGCTGATGACTGGTTTAACACAGAGAGTATTCCTGAGTTTCTGGATATCATTTCAGGGGCATCTGCGGATGTGGTACTCACATGTCATCACACCATCAATATAAGCACTGGCGAGATAAAGAACTGGAGATGCTTCCCGGATGAGCCTGGAAGAGAGTACACCATGGAGGAGGTCATGGGCAACTGGAAGAACTTCGACAGAAGCCTGACATTCCACGGTATAACATACAGAACTGAGTTCTACAGAGAGCACGGTGTAAAGCTTGCAGAGAATGTGTTCTATGAGGATCATGAATATGCAACATATCCATGCTGTGTGGCTCACACCATACTCCCTCTTGGACTGTTCATATATGAATATAGAATAGGAGATGTCTCACAGAGTGTATCTGCGGAAAACCAGCTGAAGAGGATAGACCACACCAAGATGGTCATAGTCAAGATGCTGAAGAACAGGGTGGATATAACGGATCAGTGGGCTCTCGAGTACTGTGATAAAAAGATACATTTGCTATTGCTGAGTTTTATGGTTACTTCCATGTTGTGCGACCCCGACAGGAAAAAGGGCGTGGCGCGTGTAGATCAGCTGATGGGATATATAGCAAAGAAAGACAGACATGTTGTTGAGATGACCATGAGTCATTACAAGATACTCAAGCTTCTCAATGCGGCTCATGTCGGCCTGGAGGGCTACAACAGGATGCTGAATTCAAAGCTTTACAACAAGCTGAGGCATAACAAGAGTTTTGACTAG
- a CDS encoding ABC transporter permease, which produces MKVKSGSFLEVFNYKDLLNQLVSRDIKLKYRRSFLGYVWSILNPLLVMIVMVIVFSKMFDRKIPHFPVYLFAGRILYEFVIGSCGKALGSITDNSALLKKTYVSKFMFPLAKITSSLVDCLFSLGAFLLVIIFTRSPFYWTMLLFPIVFFQAYLFACGMGFFLAQLHVFFRDTRYIWNAITTMWMYCSAIFYPISMLPDWLEFLVTYFNPLYVYISQFRSIAHTGTLPDPIIVGLGFAYAIVFFGIGTLSFKKNQDKFILYI; this is translated from the coding sequence ATGAAAGTGAAAAGCGGTAGCTTTTTGGAAGTTTTTAATTACAAAGACCTTTTGAACCAGCTTGTTTCGAGAGATATCAAGCTTAAGTATAGAAGAAGTTTTCTGGGATATGTGTGGAGTATACTAAATCCGCTGCTCGTTATGATAGTAATGGTTATAGTATTTTCGAAGATGTTTGACAGAAAGATACCGCACTTCCCTGTATATCTGTTTGCAGGACGTATACTGTATGAATTTGTAATAGGCTCATGTGGCAAGGCGCTCGGAAGTATCACCGATAACTCGGCACTGCTCAAGAAGACATACGTGTCGAAATTCATGTTCCCGCTTGCCAAGATAACAAGTTCACTGGTGGACTGCCTGTTTTCGCTCGGAGCATTCCTTCTTGTAATCATATTTACAAGATCCCCGTTTTACTGGACCATGCTCCTGTTTCCAATAGTGTTCTTTCAGGCTTATCTGTTTGCCTGCGGAATGGGATTTTTCCTTGCACAGCTTCATGTATTTTTCAGGGATACAAGATATATATGGAATGCCATAACCACTATGTGGATGTATTGTTCGGCTATATTCTATCCGATCAGTATGCTTCCTGACTGGTTGGAATTCCTTGTGACATATTTCAATCCATTGTATGTGTATATCAGCCAGTTTAGAAGTATAGCTCACACGGGCACGCTTCCTGATCCTATCATCGTGGGACTTGGTTTTGCCTATGCTATTGTATTCTTTGGTATAGGAACCTTGTCATTCAAGAAGAATCAGGATAAATTCATTCTTTATATATAG
- a CDS encoding ABC transporter ATP-binding protein — protein MSTIDHNKETHEVSRVFTSNAQQTTTVADGETIIELNDVTIRFNKNNLKVDNLKEYFIRLVTKQLMFQEFIALRNINLQIKKGEAWGFVGTNGAGKSTLLKVVSRILKPSMGSVKVSGTVAALIELGAGIDPQLTARENIFLNGTLLGYSKEFIESKFDEIVEFSELQEFLDSPVKNFSSGMKTRLAFSIATAVEPDILIADEILAVGDLKFRKKCNAKMDEMLKGGTTLLYVSHNIASVKKQCSKAMWLDHGNIIMVGDSAKVCDAFQKEMESPVPIILGGARDGGPVDPDTVMEPVINTLADAEIIADAAKKAAAEAEKKAASAKKTAAAAAKKAEAAKKAAEEAEKKAEEMAEAENHDKVEAGAETESGKADASAESNPAEEKTETANVDNKAVNVDNEAEKPQE, from the coding sequence ATGAGCACAATAGATCACAACAAAGAGACACATGAGGTCAGCAGAGTGTTTACATCAAATGCACAGCAGACCACAACAGTTGCGGATGGTGAGACCATCATAGAACTGAATGATGTCACGATAAGATTTAACAAGAATAACCTCAAGGTCGACAATCTGAAGGAGTACTTCATACGTCTTGTCACCAAGCAGCTCATGTTCCAGGAGTTCATAGCGCTCAGGAACATCAACCTGCAAATCAAGAAGGGCGAAGCTTGGGGATTCGTCGGAACAAATGGAGCTGGTAAATCAACTCTTCTCAAGGTTGTTAGCAGAATATTGAAGCCGTCCATGGGAAGCGTGAAGGTGTCGGGAACTGTTGCGGCGCTCATAGAGCTTGGTGCTGGAATAGACCCACAGCTCACTGCCAGAGAAAATATATTCCTAAACGGAACACTCCTTGGTTACTCCAAGGAATTTATAGAGTCAAAGTTTGACGAGATAGTGGAGTTCTCAGAACTTCAGGAGTTCCTTGATTCACCGGTCAAGAACTTTTCATCAGGTATGAAGACAAGACTTGCATTTTCAATCGCAACGGCGGTTGAACCTGACATACTCATAGCAGATGAGATCCTGGCAGTTGGAGATCTAAAGTTCAGAAAGAAATGTAATGCCAAGATGGATGAGATGCTCAAGGGTGGAACAACTCTACTGTACGTGTCACACAATATTGCGTCTGTAAAGAAACAGTGCAGCAAGGCTATGTGGCTTGATCATGGCAATATAATAATGGTTGGAGATTCCGCTAAGGTATGCGATGCATTCCAGAAGGAGATGGAATCACCTGTGCCGATCATTTTAGGAGGCGCAAGAGACGGCGGTCCGGTGGATCCGGATACAGTTATGGAACCTGTTATTAACACGTTGGCTGATGCCGAGATAATAGCCGATGCAGCCAAGAAAGCGGCGGCTGAGGCTGAAAAGAAAGCTGCATCTGCAAAGAAGACTGCTGCGGCGGCAGCAAAGAAGGCGGAGGCTGCAAAAAAAGCGGCTGAGGAAGCTGAAAAGAAAGCTGAGGAGATGGCTGAAGCTGAGAATCATGATAAAGTCGAAGCCGGGGCTGAGACAGAGAGTGGAAAGGCAGATGCATCAGCTGAGTCCAACCCTGCTGAAGAAAAGACAGAAACAGCGAATGTAGATAACAAAGCTGTGAATGTGGATAATGAGGCGGAGAAGCCACAGGAATAG
- a CDS encoding glycosyltransferase: protein MLQSVKLQNVMLQMNLDMNIVDYPEFSAIGKDYRSPFTYDSDKKCHIVQKFNRVNFMSYFNCIQVKRWAEYTGVKNFKLHLTMKGKANISVYAIYAASVAVTYNTLCDQVVECDEVSEVVISIPETDKALVGFRMDALEDVEVYSGYYSGDIEEDRIRNVNISLATTTFKKQEYIKRNIDLIKKNVLCEGSDLKGHLFVHVIDNDRELDPEELDSEDLKVYMNNNVGGAGGFTRGMIEALHREDKPTHVLLMDDDVMVMPESLFRTYYLLRILKDEYKKCFLSGAMFDYDIRERQYEDVGYVHKNDGSYGPIKKPMDMRNISNIVQNENYSFDVEDAYAGWWYCCIPVEHIEERGLPLPVFVRGDDVEFSLRNKPGFIALNGICIWHVGFAGKFNAAMELYQVHRNSFVIQAASGICQDEDFLARIKIMFWKDITRFAYNNAELLIDAVDDYLKGPEYIKTLDGEKSLKEHNAKNEKLVPLSDLGYSGELPTDPYKYESLNRLQKLWYVITINGHLLPNFLLRRTPYIIAYDWFFVPGKNYMKKTLVAVNKNNMTGAIRPINRKKCFALIKRYRKVLSKYKKTHTKVDQAYRDSFKEMTTEKFWRDYLHI from the coding sequence ATGTTACAAAGTGTAAAGTTGCAGAATGTTATGCTTCAGATGAATCTGGATATGAATATAGTTGATTATCCTGAGTTCAGTGCTATAGGCAAGGATTATAGATCGCCATTTACTTATGATTCAGATAAAAAATGCCATATAGTGCAGAAGTTTAACCGAGTCAATTTTATGAGTTATTTCAATTGCATACAGGTTAAGAGGTGGGCTGAATATACAGGTGTAAAGAACTTTAAACTTCATCTTACAATGAAGGGGAAGGCGAATATATCGGTGTATGCAATATATGCTGCCTCGGTTGCGGTAACATACAATACACTTTGCGATCAGGTTGTAGAGTGCGATGAGGTCAGCGAGGTTGTCATAAGCATTCCTGAAACAGACAAGGCACTTGTTGGATTCAGAATGGATGCTCTTGAGGACGTGGAGGTATACAGTGGATATTACTCCGGAGATATAGAAGAAGACAGAATAAGAAATGTCAACATTTCGCTTGCGACCACAACATTCAAGAAGCAGGAATACATCAAGAGAAATATCGACCTTATCAAGAAGAATGTTCTGTGTGAGGGAAGTGACCTGAAGGGACATCTTTTCGTGCACGTAATTGATAATGACAGAGAACTTGATCCGGAGGAACTTGATTCAGAGGATCTGAAGGTATACATGAACAATAATGTAGGTGGTGCCGGTGGATTTACGCGAGGTATGATAGAGGCTCTTCATAGAGAGGACAAGCCTACTCATGTTCTTCTGATGGATGATGATGTAATGGTCATGCCTGAGAGTTTGTTCAGGACATATTATCTCTTGAGGATTCTCAAGGATGAATACAAGAAGTGCTTCTTAAGTGGAGCCATGTTTGACTACGATATCCGTGAGAGACAGTATGAAGATGTAGGATATGTCCATAAGAATGATGGATCATACGGTCCGATAAAGAAGCCTATGGACATGAGAAACATATCTAATATAGTGCAAAATGAAAACTACAGCTTTGATGTCGAGGATGCGTATGCAGGATGGTGGTACTGCTGTATTCCTGTTGAGCACATTGAGGAGAGAGGACTCCCTCTTCCAGTCTTCGTAAGAGGTGATGATGTAGAGTTTTCACTTAGAAACAAGCCTGGATTTATTGCACTCAATGGTATATGTATCTGGCATGTGGGATTTGCTGGCAAGTTCAATGCTGCAATGGAGCTTTACCAGGTGCACAGAAACAGTTTTGTTATACAGGCTGCCAGTGGAATCTGTCAGGATGAGGATTTCCTTGCGAGAATTAAGATTATGTTCTGGAAGGATATCACAAGATTTGCGTACAACAATGCAGAGCTGCTTATTGATGCTGTGGATGATTACCTCAAGGGGCCTGAGTATATCAAGACTCTTGACGGCGAGAAGAGTCTGAAGGAGCATAATGCCAAGAACGAGAAGCTTGTACCTCTCTCAGATCTTGGATATTCAGGAGAACTCCCAACAGATCCGTACAAGTATGAGAGCCTCAACAGATTACAAAAGCTTTGGTATGTGATAACCATCAATGGTCACCTTCTTCCAAACTTCCTGCTCAGAAGAACGCCTTATATCATCGCATATGATTGGTTCTTTGTTCCTGGTAAGAACTATATGAAGAAGACGCTTGTGGCAGTGAACAAAAATAACATGACAGGTGCAATAAGACCAATTAACAGAAAGAAGTGCTTCGCGCTCATAAAGAGATACAGAAAGGTGCTTTCAAAATACAAGAAGACACATACGAAGGTGGATCAGGCATACAGGGATTCATTTAAGGAGATGACAACAGAGAAGTTCTGGAGAGATTATCTTCACATTTAG
- the glf gene encoding UDP-galactopyranose mutase — MAKYDYLIVGAGLFGAVFAYEANKRGKSCLVIDKRSHIAGNIYTEQIEGINVHKYGAHIFHTSDKKIWEYVNQFAEFNNYINSPVASYKDELYNLPFNMNTFSKMWGIKKPSEAKAIIEKQIADLNIGEPKNLEEQALKLAGTDVYEKLVKGYTEKQWGRPCTELPAFIIKRLPLRFIYDNNYFNDRFQGIPMGGYTQIIEKMLEGADVKTDTDYFDFIKENPDIADKTVYTGMIDEFFGFQYGPLEYRSVRFETEVLDEENYQGNAVVNYTHRDVPYTRIIEHKHFEFGKQPKTVISREYSAEWKPGVEPYYPVNNDKNNALYEKYRELAETRKDVIFGGRLGQYKYYDMDKVIAAALDCVENEF, encoded by the coding sequence ATGGCAAAGTATGATTACCTCATAGTAGGTGCTGGACTATTCGGTGCGGTATTTGCATACGAGGCAAATAAGAGAGGCAAGAGCTGTCTTGTTATCGACAAGCGTTCACACATCGCAGGAAACATTTACACGGAACAGATAGAGGGGATAAATGTACACAAGTACGGTGCACATATATTCCACACATCTGATAAGAAGATATGGGAGTATGTAAATCAGTTCGCAGAGTTCAATAACTATATCAACTCACCTGTTGCTTCATACAAGGATGAACTGTATAACCTGCCATTCAATATGAACACATTCAGCAAGATGTGGGGTATTAAGAAGCCTTCAGAGGCAAAGGCTATCATTGAGAAGCAGATTGCAGACCTGAACATCGGAGAGCCCAAGAACCTCGAGGAGCAGGCTCTGAAGCTGGCTGGTACAGATGTATATGAGAAGCTTGTAAAGGGATACACAGAGAAGCAGTGGGGAAGACCTTGTACGGAGCTTCCTGCATTCATCATCAAGAGACTGCCTTTAAGATTCATATATGACAACAACTACTTTAATGATCGTTTCCAGGGAATCCCTATGGGCGGATACACACAGATCATTGAGAAGATGCTTGAGGGTGCAGATGTCAAGACTGATACAGATTATTTCGACTTCATCAAGGAGAATCCAGACATCGCGGACAAGACAGTTTATACAGGTATGATAGATGAGTTCTTCGGATTCCAGTATGGTCCGCTTGAGTATCGTTCAGTAAGATTTGAAACAGAAGTTCTTGATGAGGAGAATTATCAGGGAAATGCAGTTGTGAACTACACACACAGGGATGTCCCTTACACAAGAATCATTGAGCATAAGCATTTTGAGTTTGGCAAGCAGCCAAAGACTGTTATCAGCCGTGAGTACTCAGCAGAGTGGAAACCGGGTGTAGAGCCATATTATCCGGTGAACAATGACAAGAACAATGCGCTCTATGAGAAGTACAGAGAGCTTGCTGAGACACGTAAAGACGTTATATTCGGCGGAAGACTTGGACAGTACAAGTATTATGATATGGACAAGGTAATAGCAGCAGCACTTGATTGCGTAGAGAACGAATTCTAA
- a CDS encoding EAL domain-containing protein, with product MRRKRIGVLTAQADEYTQSRFLSGLFERSAQLGYDVCVFSMYLKCQDTSDRGIGESNIFNLVEFGAYDAVIIFTDRIKTPGIAEGLLWRLKQEYEGPVLVVEDYVDGYDSVNIDHRENICKLTDHLIDVHGYKDIVLLNGWENNINSEMKKKGFLDSLGKHGMECRDSDIYYGNNWYDSGREMADELLDDREKMPDAVVCASDYMALGLAAELERRGVKVPEDIALVGYDTTDLNDERAIPLTSVDIPARQDGIYVADWVDAKLSGIDPKPYKCRARIHWGKSCGCKKCMDSAAADQAYSSKDSVRVWNIDSQMGAYDTYYNHLMEDLLSQTDYRGFFNTVFQYTHPDGSLRNFSICMNEYWNAPEVMMGANALRVGYTKNIYRIIKYGGSDRNNAIDFDECFDVSKLLPELDNDRNEPEAYIFTPLNFNDRCFGYAAISGGGAFESYSGLYRGMLKQVMQGMEAFYRQANLQKLIDRLNASQTRDDLTGVYNYNGFTHKCRDICEDALMNGKRILLFAIDMKGLGQVNTRLGRKTGDDAIQVLADIIMSSISKSDVCMRMCNDEFVVASRMEEENENYARDVIERIEAGTRRFNEVNKDDYKIEICYAVDREMITGAEDLDKYINDLINNKNNMKMKEYIESSRNPELTEADLERDRMVAEILDNNRLAYYFQPIVNARTGQIYAYEVLMRTSGDEYVSPLDIIESAERMGRLSDVERATFVNVLSLVEEKKDELEGKKIFLNSIPGCRLSDNDQELIEELLRKLGDKIVVEFTEEAELSDQMLGEIKEKYLGMNVETAIDDYGSGYSNVNNLLRYMPRYVKIDRMLMTNIHEDPQKQHFVKDIIEFAHDNDIVTLAEGVELNKELREVIRLGADLIQGYYTAKPSSQAIQEIDKKVVMEIVQYNQTETTKYGKKTYVITDEDDISMVQLAFNKYTALDFRKIGEEYRHINMTGTPGFKSNILMNIGDGFRGELRIDSISLGGEKGTPCIKLGNNCDVRIVLTGDNELRTGGIQVPESSRLEIAGDGDLRITQAGGKYYCIGNDLSSRHGDLYFSQDGTLSITATGMRGIGIGSGLGGNIYIKQGRFEIDQRGQEGVVIGCMDSDCELRIENCDIEIYNGIARSVSIGSYNGNADIQIENISGKISGASISTAVVGTLGGSKCRVRMQNINVVMNVRSNECYGIGCRNGDTDIEIKYAYVKVVAQGRNAYAMGNGKHTAKILFVNSDINTQVTNSVGMDIGADEKDITIGNGRVSFLINGMARDREVQTVDL from the coding sequence ATGAGAAGAAAAAGGATAGGCGTACTCACAGCGCAGGCGGATGAGTATACTCAAAGCAGATTTCTTTCGGGTCTGTTTGAGAGATCAGCACAGCTTGGGTACGATGTATGTGTGTTTTCGATGTATCTGAAATGCCAGGACACGAGTGATCGTGGAATAGGTGAGTCGAATATATTTAATCTGGTTGAATTTGGGGCGTATGATGCTGTGATCATATTTACCGACAGAATAAAAACTCCGGGAATAGCTGAGGGACTTTTGTGGCGCTTGAAGCAGGAATATGAAGGCCCGGTTCTCGTCGTGGAGGATTATGTCGATGGGTATGATTCTGTAAATATAGATCACCGGGAGAATATCTGTAAGCTGACAGATCATCTGATAGATGTACATGGATATAAAGATATAGTCCTGCTTAATGGCTGGGAAAATAATATCAATTCAGAAATGAAGAAAAAGGGGTTTCTGGACAGTCTTGGAAAACACGGCATGGAATGCAGAGATTCCGATATATATTATGGTAATAACTGGTATGATTCGGGAAGAGAAATGGCGGATGAACTGCTGGATGACAGGGAGAAAATGCCGGATGCAGTTGTGTGCGCCAGTGACTATATGGCTTTGGGACTTGCTGCCGAACTCGAGAGAAGAGGAGTGAAGGTTCCGGAGGATATTGCACTTGTGGGATACGACACAACAGATCTGAATGATGAGAGAGCTATACCGCTCACATCTGTGGATATTCCAGCTAGACAGGATGGAATATATGTTGCTGACTGGGTAGATGCAAAACTTTCAGGGATAGATCCGAAGCCGTACAAATGCAGGGCACGTATACATTGGGGTAAGAGCTGTGGATGTAAAAAGTGTATGGATTCGGCTGCTGCAGATCAGGCGTACAGCAGCAAGGACAGTGTCAGGGTGTGGAATATTGATTCCCAGATGGGGGCATATGACACATATTACAATCACTTGATGGAGGATCTTCTGTCACAGACTGATTACAGAGGTTTTTTCAACACGGTGTTTCAGTATACACATCCAGATGGCAGTTTAAGGAATTTCAGCATATGCATGAATGAGTACTGGAATGCACCAGAAGTTATGATGGGGGCAAATGCACTCAGAGTAGGCTACACCAAGAATATATATAGAATCATAAAATATGGCGGATCAGACAGAAACAATGCTATAGATTTTGATGAGTGTTTCGATGTGTCGAAACTTCTTCCAGAACTTGACAATGACAGGAATGAACCAGAGGCATATATATTTACACCGTTGAATTTTAATGACAGGTGTTTCGGTTATGCGGCGATCAGTGGGGGGGGCGCTTTCGAGTCTTACAGCGGACTTTACAGAGGCATGCTGAAGCAGGTCATGCAGGGGATGGAGGCGTTTTACAGACAGGCAAATCTTCAGAAACTCATAGACAGGCTTAATGCTTCACAGACGAGAGATGACCTTACCGGTGTTTACAATTACAACGGATTTACTCATAAATGCAGGGATATATGCGAAGATGCGTTGATGAATGGAAAGCGTATTCTGCTATTTGCAATAGATATGAAAGGGCTTGGACAGGTCAATACCAGATTAGGCAGAAAGACTGGTGATGATGCAATACAGGTACTTGCCGATATCATCATGTCTTCAATCAGTAAGTCAGATGTGTGCATGAGAATGTGCAATGACGAATTTGTGGTTGCTTCCAGAATGGAAGAGGAAAATGAAAATTATGCGAGGGACGTCATAGAGCGCATCGAGGCTGGAACAAGAAGGTTCAATGAGGTTAATAAAGATGATTATAAAATAGAGATCTGTTATGCCGTGGATCGAGAGATGATCACAGGGGCGGAAGATCTTGACAAGTACATCAATGACCTTATAAATAATAAGAATAATATGAAGATGAAGGAGTATATAGAAAGCTCCCGCAATCCGGAGCTCACTGAGGCGGATCTGGAAAGAGACAGAATGGTTGCAGAGATACTGGACAACAATAGGCTCGCATATTACTTCCAGCCGATAGTGAATGCCAGGACAGGCCAGATATATGCCTACGAGGTACTCATGAGAACATCTGGTGATGAGTATGTGTCACCGCTCGATATAATAGAGAGTGCGGAGAGGATGGGTAGACTCAGCGATGTGGAGCGGGCGACATTTGTCAATGTACTCAGTCTTGTGGAAGAGAAAAAAGATGAGCTTGAGGGCAAAAAGATATTCCTCAACAGTATACCTGGTTGCAGACTTTCCGACAATGATCAGGAACTTATTGAGGAACTGCTTAGAAAGCTGGGAGATAAGATAGTTGTGGAATTTACGGAGGAAGCAGAACTCAGCGATCAGATGCTTGGAGAGATCAAGGAAAAGTACCTGGGGATGAATGTTGAGACCGCCATAGATGATTACGGTTCCGGCTATTCCAATGTAAATAATCTTCTGCGTTATATGCCGAGGTATGTGAAGATAGACCGAATGCTTATGACCAATATACATGAAGATCCGCAGAAACAGCATTTTGTGAAAGACATCATAGAGTTTGCCCATGACAACGACATAGTGACACTTGCCGAGGGGGTTGAGCTTAATAAGGAACTTAGGGAAGTCATACGTCTTGGTGCGGATCTGATACAGGGGTACTATACTGCTAAACCTTCGTCTCAGGCAATCCAAGAGATAGACAAGAAGGTCGTCATGGAGATAGTTCAGTATAATCAGACGGAGACGACAAAGTACGGAAAGAAAACATATGTTATCACTGATGAAGATGATATATCCATGGTTCAGCTTGCGTTCAACAAATATACTGCCCTCGATTTCAGAAAGATAGGAGAGGAATACAGACATATAAATATGACAGGCACGCCAGGTTTTAAATCAAATATTTTGATGAATATAGGGGACGGCTTCAGAGGTGAGCTTCGGATAGACAGTATAAGCCTTGGAGGAGAAAAAGGAACCCCATGTATAAAGCTTGGAAACAACTGTGACGTCAGAATAGTTCTGACTGGGGATAATGAACTGAGAACCGGAGGTATTCAGGTTCCAGAGTCGTCAAGACTGGAGATTGCCGGAGATGGAGATCTGAGGATAACTCAGGCAGGCGGCAAGTACTACTGCATAGGAAATGATCTGTCCTCAAGACATGGAGACTTGTATTTCAGCCAGGATGGAACTCTGTCTATAACTGCGACGGGGATGAGAGGTATAGGTATAGGTTCTGGACTTGGCGGCAACATATATATCAAGCAGGGAAGATTTGAGATAGACCAGCGTGGCCAGGAGGGTGTAGTAATCGGTTGTATGGATAGTGACTGTGAACTTCGAATTGAGAACTGTGATATAGAGATATATAACGGTATAGCAAGAAGTGTATCCATAGGCTCATACAATGGCAATGCTGATATCCAGATAGAGAATATTTCCGGGAAGATATCCGGAGCATCCATCTCAACAGCAGTTGTGGGAACTCTGGGAGGCAGCAAATGCAGGGTGAGGATGCAGAACATCAATGTAGTCATGAATGTCAGATCCAACGAGTGTTATGGAATAGGTTGTAGGAATGGGGATACGGATATAGAGATAAAGTATGCATATGTCAAGGTTGTGGCACAGGGAAGAAATGCTTATGCAATGGGAAATGGTAAACATACGGCGAAAATACTGTTTGTCAATTCTGATATTAACACTCAGGTCACAAACAGTGTAGGAATGGATATAGGCGCGGATGAGAAAGACATAACAATAGGCAATGGCAGGGTCAGCTTTCTTATAAATGGAATGGCCAGGGACAGAGAGGTTCAGACTGTAGACTTGTAG